In Crinalium epipsammum PCC 9333, the following are encoded in one genomic region:
- a CDS encoding small RNA NsiR4-regulated ssr1528 family protein: protein MSEATESENKTTGADAVDHAIARGIDLDGTPIPKAKLDLYNQVMGLEGDRQRSGVSNTMRSRIVRIGAKHISQQELNQKLIDADLAPLKEKEIAFYYGGK, encoded by the coding sequence ATGAGTGAAGCTACTGAGTCAGAAAACAAAACAACGGGTGCTGATGCTGTTGATCATGCGATCGCACGTGGTATAGATTTAGATGGTACTCCCATCCCTAAAGCCAAGCTTGACCTTTATAACCAAGTTATGGGTTTAGAAGGCGATCGTCAACGTAGCGGTGTATCAAATACAATGCGTTCTCGAATTGTCAGAATTGGTGCTAAACACATTTCCCAACAAGAGTTGAACCAGAAGTTAATTGATGCTGATTTGGCTCCCCTGAAGGAAAAGGAAATTGCTTTCTACTACGGTGGTAAGTAA
- a CDS encoding GTP-binding protein produces the protein MTNLVSDSNPDNLNSTNLDQELDSAIFSFKEIQAELNYKQATDALRELVDNLDLKPQEREGLDSEIEGLATMLDKLERSVVQIAAFGMVGRGKSSLLNALLGQKAFETGPLHGVTRTSQSSSWRVESQNLSNQNSDRTADVLRVTLPSVGNSQVELIDTPGIDEVDGEAREILARQIATQVDLILFIIAGDMTKVEYEALSQLREAGKPMLLVFNKIDQYPEADRQAIYRKIRDERVRQLLKPSEIVMVAASPLVAQAVQRPDGSRGIQRRQGSPQVEELKLKILEILDREGKSLVALNTMLYADDINDQLVQRKMVIRDESANQLIWKAVITKAVAIALNPVTVVDLLSGAVIDISLILTLSRLYGIGMTQQGAVGLLQKIALSMGGITASELLANLGLSSLKGLLSLSAPATGGASLAPYFSVAVTQAGVAGVSAYVIGQVTKTYLANGASWGPDGPKAVVNSILSNLDEASIINRIKDELTAKIDLRRVTNG, from the coding sequence TTGACTAATTTAGTGTCGGACTCTAATCCTGATAATTTAAATTCTACTAATCTGGATCAGGAACTAGATAGCGCGATTTTCAGCTTTAAAGAGATTCAGGCAGAACTGAACTATAAACAAGCGACTGACGCACTCCGAGAACTGGTAGACAATCTCGACTTAAAGCCACAAGAAAGAGAGGGATTAGATTCGGAGATAGAGGGACTAGCAACCATGCTAGATAAGCTAGAACGCTCTGTGGTGCAGATTGCAGCTTTTGGCATGGTAGGCAGAGGTAAATCTTCGTTGCTCAATGCTTTATTAGGTCAAAAGGCGTTTGAAACTGGTCCCCTTCACGGTGTTACCCGTACAAGTCAAAGTAGTAGTTGGCGTGTAGAAAGCCAAAATTTATCTAACCAGAATAGCGATCGCACTGCTGATGTTTTAAGAGTCACACTGCCAAGTGTAGGCAATTCTCAGGTAGAACTGATTGATACACCTGGCATTGATGAAGTTGATGGCGAAGCACGAGAAATCTTAGCGCGTCAGATTGCCACGCAGGTTGATTTGATTCTGTTTATTATTGCTGGTGACATGACTAAGGTGGAATACGAAGCACTCTCGCAACTAAGGGAAGCGGGTAAACCGATGTTGCTAGTATTTAACAAAATTGATCAGTATCCAGAAGCAGATAGACAGGCAATATACCGCAAAATCAGAGATGAACGGGTGCGGCAGTTGCTTAAACCCTCAGAAATTGTGATGGTGGCAGCTTCACCATTAGTAGCGCAAGCTGTGCAACGTCCAGATGGCAGCAGAGGAATACAACGCCGTCAAGGATCGCCGCAAGTAGAGGAATTAAAGCTCAAAATTTTAGAAATTTTAGATCGAGAAGGTAAATCTTTGGTGGCATTGAATACGATGCTTTATGCCGATGACATCAATGATCAGTTGGTGCAGCGAAAAATGGTGATTCGCGATGAAAGCGCCAATCAGTTGATTTGGAAAGCAGTAATAACTAAGGCAGTGGCGATCGCACTTAATCCTGTAACCGTCGTAGATCTACTTAGTGGCGCAGTAATTGATATTTCCTTAATTTTGACTTTATCCCGACTCTACGGCATTGGGATGACTCAGCAAGGTGCTGTAGGTTTACTGCAAAAAATTGCCCTGAGTATGGGTGGTATTACTGCTAGTGAACTTTTAGCAAATTTAGGTTTAAGTTCTCTTAAAGGATTACTAAGTCTTTCTGCACCAGCAACGGGTGGAGCATCTTTAGCTCCTTATTTTTCTGTAGCGGTAACTCAGGCGGGTGTCGCTGGTGTCTCTGCTTATGTAATTGGACAAGTGACTAAAACTTATTTAGCTAATGGTGCTTCTTGGGGACCAGATGGACCAAAAGCAGTTGTAAATAGTATTTTATCAAACTTGGATGAGGCTTCAATTATTAACCGGATTAAAGATGAATTAACCGCCAAGATTGATTTACGTCGAGTGACCAATGGCTAA
- a CDS encoding Uma2 family endonuclease has translation MSVELTAETNPQIADDLEWEPPMPPTDLIFDDGEPLESNRHRIAMNVLIRSLQQAWSNRNDFYCGGNMFIYYSSAQARNRDFRGPDFFAVLDLDGNKERLGWVVWEENGRYPDVIVELMSPSTANVDTGAKKDIYERIFRTPDYFVYNPFNPNSLQGWHLDNSRKYHELEQNDRAWLWCESLGFWLGTWEGTIDRETAVWLRFYDSDGNLVLLPEEAAQQQAEQERQRAERLAAKLRELGEDPDAL, from the coding sequence ATGTCAGTGGAGTTGACGGCTGAGACAAACCCCCAAATTGCAGATGACTTGGAATGGGAACCCCCCATGCCACCGACTGACTTAATATTTGATGATGGTGAACCCTTGGAAAGCAACCGCCACCGTATAGCCATGAATGTCTTAATTAGGTCATTGCAGCAAGCGTGGAGTAACCGCAATGACTTTTACTGTGGTGGTAATATGTTTATCTACTACAGTAGCGCCCAAGCACGTAACCGCGACTTTAGAGGACCAGATTTTTTTGCTGTCTTAGACTTAGATGGCAATAAAGAACGTCTTGGGTGGGTAGTTTGGGAAGAAAATGGGCGTTATCCAGATGTCATTGTGGAATTAATGTCACCATCTACAGCGAATGTAGATACAGGCGCTAAAAAAGATATTTACGAGCGGATATTTAGAACACCAGATTATTTTGTCTATAACCCTTTTAATCCTAATTCCTTACAAGGTTGGCATTTAGATAATTCCCGAAAATATCACGAACTAGAACAAAATGATCGAGCCTGGTTGTGGTGTGAAAGTTTGGGTTTTTGGTTAGGAACTTGGGAAGGCACAATAGATCGAGAAACGGCTGTCTGGTTACGTTTTTATGATTCTGACGGTAATTTAGTTTTATTACCAGAAGAAGCAGCACAGCAGCAAGCTGAACAAGAACGCCAACGCGCTGAACGTTTAGCTGCGAAGTTACGAGAGTTAGGAGAAGATCCTGATGCGTTATAA
- a CDS encoding mechanosensitive ion channel codes for MNEAWSVITQSINADDPLLWSQILAQATPAKPQPAISGGVSGLFQGLGFSLGPSLLNLVAAIAILVIGLIVALVASAITNGLLKRTDIDNRLAAWITGRSDSADTPPVEKWISSIVFWLVMILVLVAFLDQLKLTVVSQPLNNFLSQILGFLPKLGGAAILLGIAWVIATAVKLLVTRTLRTLRLDERLNQQVGSSTSPQPNQLSLSDTLANALYWFIFLLFLPSVLSTLELQGTLQPVQTLLNEVLAILPNILAAVLIGFAGWLLAQVVRRIVTNLLAATGTDQLGHRVGLNQPAGGKSLSWIIGTFVYVLILIPTAIAALNALRIDAISDPATSMLQQILNAIPQILTAALILALAYFLGRFVSDLVTNILTGLGFNNIFSWIGLPTQRPKAILPPSSAPEASFSTNTEFDSINTEFDPLTSQQATVIQPTPTITRTPSELAGIVVLVGIMLFATVAATNVLQIAALTVLVSGIVVVLGRILSGLVVFAIGLYLANLAYSLITSSGSRQSRILGQTARIAIIALVSAMALQQMGIASDIVNLAFGLLLGAIAVAIALAFGLGSRDVAAGQVQEWLDSFKQQR; via the coding sequence ATGAATGAAGCTTGGTCAGTAATTACACAAAGCATCAACGCTGATGATCCGCTATTGTGGTCGCAAATATTAGCACAGGCTACCCCAGCCAAACCTCAACCAGCAATTTCCGGAGGTGTTAGCGGACTTTTCCAAGGTCTAGGTTTCAGCTTAGGACCCTCGTTGCTAAATTTAGTTGCTGCGATCGCAATTTTAGTAATTGGTTTGATAGTGGCGCTTGTCGCCTCTGCAATCACTAATGGGCTACTGAAGCGTACTGATATTGATAATCGGCTCGCGGCTTGGATCACTGGACGTTCAGATAGTGCTGATACTCCACCCGTAGAAAAATGGATCTCCAGCATTGTCTTCTGGTTGGTTATGATCTTGGTGTTGGTCGCCTTTTTAGACCAACTTAAATTGACCGTTGTTTCTCAACCTTTAAATAATTTCCTTTCTCAAATACTGGGCTTTTTACCAAAATTAGGCGGCGCAGCCATTTTGTTAGGCATCGCCTGGGTAATAGCTACAGCAGTTAAATTATTAGTAACACGCACTCTTCGTACTCTGCGTTTAGATGAGCGTTTAAATCAACAAGTAGGTTCATCTACTTCTCCTCAACCCAACCAGTTGTCTTTGAGTGACACCCTAGCAAATGCGCTGTACTGGTTCATCTTTCTGCTATTCTTGCCTTCTGTTCTCAGTACCTTAGAGTTACAGGGAACACTGCAACCAGTTCAGACGCTACTAAATGAAGTATTGGCAATTCTGCCGAATATTTTAGCGGCGGTGCTAATTGGATTTGCAGGCTGGTTACTTGCACAGGTAGTACGTCGAATTGTCACAAATTTGTTAGCTGCAACTGGTACTGATCAGTTAGGTCATCGCGTTGGGTTGAATCAACCAGCAGGTGGTAAATCTCTTTCTTGGATTATCGGTACGTTTGTCTATGTACTGATTTTAATTCCAACAGCGATCGCAGCTTTAAATGCCCTGAGAATTGATGCGATTTCTGATCCAGCAACTTCAATGTTGCAGCAGATTCTCAACGCCATTCCCCAAATTTTAACAGCCGCGTTAATTTTGGCGTTAGCTTATTTCTTAGGACGATTTGTTTCAGATTTAGTCACAAACATCCTTACAGGGCTTGGTTTTAATAACATTTTCTCCTGGATAGGATTGCCAACACAACGCCCGAAAGCAATTCTTCCTCCTAGCAGCGCACCTGAAGCATCATTTTCTACTAATACAGAATTTGATTCTATTAATACAGAATTTGACCCATTAACATCACAACAAGCAACTGTAATTCAACCAACACCAACTATCACTCGTACACCTTCAGAACTTGCAGGGATTGTGGTACTTGTTGGGATTATGTTGTTTGCTACAGTAGCAGCAACTAATGTCTTGCAAATTGCAGCACTTACTGTATTAGTAAGCGGCATTGTTGTAGTACTAGGTCGAATTCTTTCTGGTTTAGTAGTGTTTGCAATTGGTTTATATTTAGCCAACCTTGCTTACAGCTTAATTACCAGTTCTGGATCTCGCCAGTCGCGAATTTTAGGTCAAACGGCTCGAATTGCCATTATTGCCTTAGTATCAGCGATGGCACTGCAACAAATGGGCATTGCTAGTGACATTGTTAACTTAGCTTTTGGGTTATTACTGGGAGCAATTGCTGTCGCGATCGCACTTGCCTTTGGTTTGGGTAGCCGTGACGTTGCCGCAGGTCAAGTTCAAGAATGGCTAGATTCATTTAAACAACAGAGATAG
- the fabI gene encoding enoyl-ACP reductase FabI has translation MLNLTGKNALVTGIANNRSIAWGIAQQLHQAGANLGVTYLPDEKGRFEKKVAELVEPLQPSLFVPCNVQDDAQIQATFDTVKEKWGKLDILIHCLAFANKEDLSGNFSSTSRQGFAQALEISTYSLIQMAGAAKPLMTEGGSIVTLTYLGGVKVIPNYNLMGIAKSGLEMSVRYLASEMGQQNIRVNGISAGPIRTLASSAVGGILDMIHHVEEVAPLRRTVTQLEVGNAAAFLCSDLSSGITGQILYVDAGYEIMGM, from the coding sequence ATGCTAAATTTGACTGGGAAAAACGCCCTTGTGACGGGCATTGCTAATAATCGCTCAATTGCCTGGGGCATTGCCCAACAGCTACATCAAGCTGGAGCTAATCTTGGTGTAACTTATCTCCCTGACGAAAAAGGTCGCTTTGAAAAGAAAGTTGCAGAATTAGTAGAACCTCTGCAACCAAGTTTATTTGTACCCTGTAATGTCCAAGACGATGCTCAAATTCAAGCGACGTTTGACACAGTTAAGGAAAAGTGGGGCAAGCTCGATATTTTAATTCATTGCCTTGCTTTTGCGAACAAAGAAGATTTATCGGGTAATTTTAGTTCTACTTCTAGGCAAGGTTTTGCTCAAGCTCTAGAAATTAGCACTTATTCGTTAATTCAAATGGCAGGAGCAGCCAAACCTTTAATGACGGAAGGTGGCAGTATTGTCACCCTGACTTATTTGGGCGGTGTCAAGGTAATTCCTAACTATAATTTGATGGGAATTGCTAAATCTGGGCTAGAAATGAGTGTCCGTTACCTCGCCTCGGAAATGGGACAGCAAAATATTCGAGTGAATGGAATCTCGGCTGGTCCTATCCGCACGTTGGCTTCTTCAGCCGTTGGCGGGATTCTAGATATGATTCATCATGTCGAGGAAGTTGCACCCTTGCGCCGTACTGTAACTCAGTTGGAAGTGGGTAATGCTGCTGCTTTCTTGTGTAGTGATTTATCTAGCGGAATTACAGGGCAAATCCTGTATGTAGATGCTGGTTACGAGATTATGGGGATGTAA
- the prfC gene encoding peptide chain release factor 3 — MSTELETDLEAAVERRRNFAIISHPDAGKTTLTEKLLLYGGAIHEAGAVKARRAQKKATSDWMEMEQQRGISITSTVLQFEYHNCQINLLDTPGHQDFSEDTYRTLAAADNAVMLIDAAKGLEPQTRKLFEVCKMRSLPIFTFVNKCDRPGRDPFELLDEIEQELGLQTYAVNWPIGMGDRFKGVYERHSKQIHLFERSAHGSKEALDTVVDLGDPRIEQLLEQDLYYQFKEELELLDGVGAELDLDQVRSGKMTPVFFGSAMTNFGVELFLNYFLDYALKPGIHNSSVGEVAPTYPEFSGFVFKLQANMDPRHRDRVAFVRVCTGKFEKDMIVNHARTGKTVRLSRPQKLFAQDRESIEEAYAGDVIGLNNPGAFAIGDTIYTGQKLEYEGIPCFSPELFAYLRNPNPSKFKQFHKGVTELREEGAVQIMYSVDEAKRDPILAAVGQLQFEVVQFRLMSEYGVETRLDPLPYSVARWVVEGWEALEKAGRLFNTVTVKDNWGRPVLLFKNDWNMHQVQEDNPNLTLSAIAPVGSSSEFVAL, encoded by the coding sequence ATGTCTACTGAACTTGAGACTGATTTAGAGGCAGCAGTTGAACGCCGCCGCAATTTTGCAATTATTTCTCACCCCGACGCAGGTAAAACGACGCTAACAGAAAAGCTGTTGCTGTACGGGGGTGCTATCCATGAAGCAGGTGCTGTTAAGGCGCGTCGGGCGCAAAAAAAGGCAACTTCTGATTGGATGGAGATGGAACAGCAAAGAGGTATTTCGATTACCTCGACGGTGTTGCAATTTGAATACCATAATTGTCAGATTAACTTATTAGATACGCCTGGACACCAAGATTTTAGTGAAGATACTTATCGCACTTTAGCAGCAGCCGATAATGCGGTGATGCTGATTGATGCTGCTAAGGGTTTGGAACCACAAACCCGCAAGTTGTTTGAAGTGTGTAAGATGCGATCACTTCCTATCTTCACATTTGTTAACAAATGTGATCGCCCTGGACGCGATCCGTTTGAATTGCTGGATGAAATTGAGCAGGAGTTGGGATTACAGACTTATGCGGTAAACTGGCCTATTGGGATGGGCGATCGCTTTAAAGGTGTATACGAGCGTCACAGTAAGCAAATTCACTTATTTGAACGCAGCGCCCACGGTAGCAAAGAAGCACTTGATACTGTGGTTGATTTAGGCGATCCTCGTATTGAGCAGTTATTAGAACAAGACCTTTACTACCAGTTCAAAGAAGAATTAGAACTTCTTGATGGTGTCGGTGCAGAACTAGATTTAGATCAAGTTCGTTCTGGGAAAATGACACCTGTATTTTTTGGTAGTGCGATGACCAATTTTGGTGTCGAACTATTTTTAAATTACTTCCTCGATTACGCCTTAAAACCAGGTATTCACAACTCATCAGTGGGAGAAGTTGCGCCTACTTATCCCGAATTTTCTGGTTTTGTATTTAAGCTGCAAGCAAATATGGATCCGAGACATCGAGATCGAGTTGCGTTTGTGCGGGTATGTACGGGTAAGTTTGAAAAAGACATGATTGTAAATCATGCGCGTACTGGTAAAACGGTACGCTTATCAAGACCGCAAAAATTGTTTGCCCAAGATCGGGAATCAATTGAAGAAGCGTATGCTGGTGATGTTATTGGTTTAAATAATCCAGGTGCGTTTGCAATTGGGGATACAATTTACACAGGTCAAAAGCTGGAGTATGAAGGAATTCCTTGTTTTTCTCCTGAATTATTTGCTTATCTAAGAAATCCTAATCCTTCTAAATTTAAGCAATTCCATAAAGGTGTAACTGAGTTGCGCGAAGAGGGTGCAGTGCAAATTATGTACTCAGTTGATGAGGCGAAACGCGACCCAATTTTAGCAGCCGTAGGACAATTACAATTTGAGGTTGTGCAGTTCCGGTTGATGAGTGAATATGGTGTAGAAACTCGCTTAGATCCATTACCTTATTCTGTCGCTCGTTGGGTTGTTGAGGGTTGGGAAGCTTTAGAAAAAGCAGGGCGTTTGTTTAACACTGTGACAGTAAAAGATAACTGGGGTCGTCCAGTTTTACTGTTTAAGAATGACTGGAATATGCACCAAGTACAGGAAGATAATCCTAATTTAACGTTAAGTGCGATCGCGCCTGTTGGTTCCAGTTCTGAATTTGTTGCTTTGTAA
- a CDS encoding DUF3146 family protein, translated as MSSKYLPETIANVRITQHSWQLGTIEGEVSAGEFVWEFYWCFRRGELVVKPSMGRALIQEPLGRFLEQQDYKLEPGGDYAFTIRAQL; from the coding sequence GTGAGTTCTAAGTATCTGCCAGAAACCATTGCCAATGTCAGGATTACCCAACATTCCTGGCAACTAGGAACAATTGAAGGTGAAGTCAGCGCGGGGGAATTTGTTTGGGAGTTCTACTGGTGTTTCCGCCGAGGTGAACTTGTGGTCAAACCCTCTATGGGAAGAGCTTTAATTCAAGAACCCTTGGGTAGATTTTTAGAGCAGCAAGATTACAAGCTAGAACCAGGGGGTGATTATGCTTTTACTATCCGAGCGCAACTTTAG
- the ntcA gene encoding global nitrogen regulator NtcA: MVVTQDRPLASVFRQVGNGAFPPVVETFDRGKTIFFPGDPAERVYFLLKGAVKLSRVYEAGEEITVALLRENSVFGVLSLITGHRSDRFYHAVAFTPVELLSAPIEQFEQSLRDNPELSWLMMRGLSSRILQTEMMIETLAHRDMGSRLVSFLLILCRDFGTPSSEGITIDLKLSHQAIAEAIGSTRVTVTRLLGELRDNKMISIYKKKITLHDPVALSQQFT, from the coding sequence ATGGTCGTGACACAAGATAGACCCCTAGCATCTGTATTTCGTCAAGTCGGAAATGGTGCGTTTCCCCCAGTGGTGGAAACATTCGATCGCGGTAAGACGATTTTTTTCCCTGGAGATCCGGCTGAAAGGGTTTATTTTTTACTCAAAGGTGCTGTGAAGCTGTCCAGGGTTTACGAGGCAGGGGAAGAAATTACCGTAGCCTTGTTGCGAGAGAACAGCGTGTTTGGGGTGCTGTCGTTGATTACGGGGCATCGCTCTGATCGTTTTTACCACGCGGTTGCCTTTACACCAGTAGAACTGCTCTCGGCTCCGATTGAGCAATTTGAGCAATCGTTAAGGGACAACCCTGAGCTTTCCTGGTTAATGATGCGGGGGTTATCATCTCGGATTTTACAAACAGAGATGATGATTGAAACCTTGGCGCACCGAGATATGGGTTCTCGATTAGTCAGTTTTCTGCTGATTTTGTGTCGTGATTTTGGTACGCCTAGCTCTGAGGGGATTACTATTGACTTGAAGTTGTCTCATCAAGCGATCGCCGAAGCAATTGGTTCTACCCGTGTCACTGTCACCCGTTTACTGGGAGAGCTACGGGACAATAAAATGATTTCTATTTACAAGAAAAAAATTACCCTACACGACCCAGTAGCCTTAAGTCAGCAGTTTACATAG
- the hisB gene encoding imidazoleglycerol-phosphate dehydratase HisB, protein MQISDRSIPTSSDLEQLLPSRTATVSRKTGETDVYVSINLDGQGRCSAATGVPFLDHMLHQISSHGLIDLEVRATGDIEIDDHHTNEDVGITLGQAFAKALGDRKGIVRFGHFVAPLDEALVQVALDFSGRPHLSYGLQIPTQRVGTYDTQLVREFFVAVVNHSQMTLHIRQLDGINSHHIIEATFKAFARSLRMALEIDPRRAGEIPSSKGVL, encoded by the coding sequence ATGCAGATTAGCGATCGCTCAATTCCAACTTCTTCTGATTTAGAACAGTTGTTGCCTAGTCGGACTGCTACTGTCAGTCGCAAAACTGGGGAAACTGATGTTTATGTCAGCATTAATTTAGATGGTCAAGGACGTTGTAGCGCGGCTACTGGGGTTCCGTTTTTAGACCATATGTTGCATCAAATATCCTCTCATGGGCTGATTGACTTGGAGGTACGGGCAACTGGTGATATAGAGATTGACGATCACCACACGAATGAAGATGTTGGAATTACGCTAGGACAAGCTTTCGCTAAAGCGTTAGGCGATCGCAAAGGTATTGTTCGTTTTGGTCATTTTGTTGCGCCTTTAGATGAAGCGTTGGTTCAAGTCGCGTTAGATTTTTCTGGTCGTCCTCATCTTAGTTATGGTTTACAGATTCCTACACAACGAGTTGGAACTTATGATACTCAGTTGGTGCGCGAATTTTTTGTTGCCGTCGTGAATCATAGCCAGATGACGCTGCATATTAGGCAGTTGGATGGAATTAATTCGCACCATATTATTGAAGCGACATTTAAAGCATTCGCGCGATCGCTCAGAATGGCATTAGAAATTGATCCTCGTCGTGCGGGTGAAATTCCTAGTTCTAAAGGGGTTTTGTAA
- a CDS encoding DUF3084 domain-containing protein, whose translation MSSGYILIVAILILGGVIAASGDRIGTRVGKARLSLFKLRPKQTATLVTIVTGSLIAALTLGILIAASEQLRTGLFDLKVIQRKLSTTRKELTVVVEQKNQVESELTKAKTERSQAEKQLDTINQSLKEIIAKQSLTAKQLNSTQRQLGVVSQQKIALSKEITQIQGERQDLIEQRNQVKEQVNQLNSQVSQLQGNIAQLRGQINQLNGQIAQLRGQINQRDREIAKRDITIAQRERVISQRQDLEKQLKKGISERETRLNQLGQQLKDREIQLTQRQTELKQRDQQLQQRQAQLNEQDQKLKTLEVQLKQGEIQLGERDKQLKQLDQEFQQIETQLTQRDQQLKQLESQLGQRSQRLAFLEKEVGKLEQDYQVLRQGNVVLSRNEVLAAAVLRVVEPSSARRAIDQLLSQANRTSIESTRPGVKKNNERVVQIASTQVDQLINQIKDGRDYVVRIFSAGNYVVGEKQVEVFADVSLNQVVFKAGDTVAATDAEPATMTEVEIRKKIDLLLSASQFRARRVGIVGDTILQVGDGRITTFIRFLEQVKQYKHSLDLKAIAAEDTYTSGPLKIKLVAIKDGQVVFST comes from the coding sequence ATGTCCAGCGGTTATATACTGATCGTGGCAATTTTAATATTAGGAGGTGTGATTGCGGCATCAGGCGATCGCATCGGCACGCGCGTTGGGAAGGCACGCTTAAGTTTATTTAAGCTGCGTCCTAAGCAAACTGCCACCTTAGTCACCATTGTTACTGGTAGTTTGATTGCTGCCTTAACTTTAGGAATTCTAATTGCAGCTAGTGAACAATTACGAACTGGTCTTTTTGATCTCAAGGTAATTCAAAGAAAACTTTCTACAACTCGCAAGGAGCTAACTGTAGTTGTTGAGCAAAAAAATCAAGTAGAAAGTGAATTAACAAAAGCTAAAACTGAGCGATCTCAAGCCGAGAAACAGCTTGATACAATTAATCAGTCTTTGAAAGAAATAATCGCTAAACAATCTCTGACAGCTAAACAGCTTAATAGTACTCAGCGCCAGCTAGGAGTTGTTTCCCAACAAAAAATTGCTCTTAGCAAAGAAATCACACAAATACAGGGAGAAAGGCAAGATTTAATCGAGCAACGCAATCAGGTTAAAGAGCAAGTTAATCAACTTAATAGCCAAGTTAGTCAACTGCAAGGTAATATTGCTCAACTACGTGGTCAAATTAATCAACTAAATGGTCAAATTGCTCAATTAAGAGGGCAAATTAATCAGCGCGATCGCGAAATTGCTAAACGAGACATCACTATTGCTCAAAGAGAACGAGTAATTTCCCAACGACAAGACCTGGAAAAACAGCTAAAAAAGGGCATTTCCGAACGTGAAACTCGCCTCAATCAGCTAGGGCAACAACTTAAAGACAGAGAAATTCAACTAACTCAAAGACAAACAGAACTAAAACAACGGGATCAACAACTGCAACAACGGCAGGCACAGCTTAATGAACAAGATCAAAAACTAAAAACGCTAGAAGTACAACTTAAACAAGGAGAAATACAACTTGGTGAACGAGATAAGCAACTTAAACAACTAGATCAAGAATTCCAACAAATAGAAACACAACTTACTCAACGAGATCAACAACTAAAACAACTAGAGTCACAACTTGGGCAACGATCGCAACGACTGGCATTTCTAGAAAAAGAAGTAGGAAAGTTAGAACAAGATTATCAAGTGCTGCGTCAAGGTAATGTTGTTTTATCGCGTAATGAAGTTCTTGCGGCTGCTGTGTTGCGGGTTGTTGAACCATCCTCCGCACGTCGAGCAATTGATCAATTGTTGAGTCAAGCTAACCGCACAAGCATTGAATCAACTCGACCTGGTGTTAAGAAAAATAACGAGCGAGTGGTGCAAATTGCTTCAACACAAGTCGATCAATTAATTAACCAAATTAAAGATGGGCGCGACTATGTAGTACGCATATTTTCTGCTGGCAATTATGTGGTTGGAGAAAAGCAAGTTGAAGTGTTTGCTGATGTATCATTGAATCAAGTTGTTTTCAAGGCAGGTGATACTGTGGCGGCAACCGACGCTGAACCTGCTACTATGACAGAAGTAGAAATTCGCAAAAAAATTGACTTGTTACTCTCTGCATCACAGTTTCGCGCCCGTAGAGTTGGAATTGTGGGTGATACGATCTTGCAAGTTGGTGATGGTAGAATTACAACCTTTATCCGATTTTTAGAGCAAGTAAAGCAGTATAAGCACTCTTTAGATCTCAAAGCGATCGCCGCCGAGGACACTTACACATCAGGTCCCCTAAAAATTAAGTTGGTAGCTATTAAAGATGGGCAAGTTGTTTTTAGTACTTAA
- a CDS encoding pre-16S rRNA-processing nuclease YqgF produces the protein MILGFDPGKDKCGLAVVGLDRKLLYHEVVPSASAIATIQSLCAEFAISTLVMGDQTTAKTWKQKLNSELESIPILMVDERYSSLEARDRYWQMYPPKGITSLIPQGFRQPPRPIDDIVAILLIERYLKIAKTN, from the coding sequence ATGATTTTGGGTTTTGATCCAGGAAAAGACAAGTGTGGTTTAGCTGTTGTGGGGTTAGACAGAAAACTGCTTTACCATGAGGTTGTGCCATCAGCAAGTGCGATCGCAACTATCCAAAGTTTATGTGCAGAATTTGCCATTTCTACTTTAGTAATGGGAGATCAAACCACAGCAAAAACTTGGAAACAGAAACTCAATAGCGAATTAGAATCAATTCCGATTTTAATGGTAGACGAGCGATACAGCAGCTTAGAAGCACGCGATCGCTATTGGCAAATGTATCCGCCTAAAGGTATTACTAGCCTAATTCCACAAGGATTTAGGCAACCTCCCCGACCAATAGATGATATTGTTGCTATTTTGCTAATTGAAAGATATTTAAAAATAGCAAAGACAAATTAA